The following proteins are co-located in the Flammeovirga kamogawensis genome:
- the smc gene encoding chromosome segregation protein SMC, whose translation MLLSKLEIKGFKSFGEKVTLNFDKGITAVVGPNGSGKSNVVDAIRWVLGEQSTKALRSEKMDNIIFNGTKTRRPLQMAEVYLTFINNKNLLPTEYTEVTIGRRFYRSGDGEYSLNGVPCRLKDIHGLFMDTGIGSDSYAIIELKMIDEILNDTQNARRTLFEEAAGISKFKKSKKETMKKLKDTDADLERVDDLLFEVEKNMRSLERQAKQAQRYLKLKETYRGSSIALAQKKVASQATELHELADTMTSKNEERNTTLKLIDELEASISKEKKEAIDKEALFASRQKTLNEHILKMRQTESEKRIKGERRRFLEEKKMTLENQSSIDREAVALAQQGIEGLQIQLQSIDRMVGEVETELFATQQEKDAQSNKTNELEATTSEYEQQVKNKQAIIFQLKQKVEINEVQLSALKQELERAHIESSDKSSSLEEFDTQYASLEGERLSATVQLDEIKEVHQKHQEQLKKCREDLENIKDRSSEIFRVLDAKKNEKALTKSLVDNLEGYPEAIKYLKQNTDWAKEAPMLSDTLHCEEEYRVAIEGYLSPYLNYFVLENEDEAWRAVNLLDEMKKGKANFLLLDKFEGYNASPRKAIEDAIPAIDVVDFDDKYSSLIMYLLDGVYIVQRNQNNLAKNDSVILVTKNGKAIRRKSAISGGSIGSFEGKSLGRIRHLENLTEEIENLETEAENIHIQKVEKQAEHKELLQVNHQHDLESAQHNVQIVTQELIKIKTQKEEFAKFLEASSNKKEEILERIGDAEVAISEGRPQLDEDSYTLEFMVEQLEEMQENLTIEKEKRVELTTKYNQLHINFLQHENQYNGLKKEIDFKEEELFKAQNRIDQNIDEIEKVNTDLQKSDSTDEEGNQELERMEAEKVSIEQGVLEAERNYKEARELIEDTEIEIKLKQSSKEEIDQQLLNFNEKINALRLSLTSVKEKVAVEFEIDLEQLLLHKPTQEEEEENPYKDASLQELEHLSEDSKRKLNSLGAINHTAIDAFNEIKERNSFILEQREDLNKAKEQLLATIEEIDGIAQEKFMTAFTQIRDNFMEVFRSLFTDEDNCDLRLADETDPLNSKIEILAQPKGKRPLTINQLSGGEKTLTATALLFAIYLIKPAPFCIFDEVDAPLDDANVDKFNKIINKFSHNSQFIIVTHNKRTMSSTDVIYGVTMIEQGVTTVVPVDIRDTPTLDAFTSK comes from the coding sequence ATGTTATTAAGTAAACTAGAAATAAAAGGCTTTAAAAGTTTTGGTGAAAAAGTTACACTAAACTTTGACAAGGGTATTACCGCAGTTGTTGGTCCTAACGGAAGTGGGAAATCCAATGTAGTTGATGCTATCCGATGGGTTCTTGGTGAGCAAAGCACAAAAGCATTGCGTTCCGAGAAAATGGATAACATTATCTTTAATGGAACAAAAACACGTAGGCCACTACAAATGGCTGAGGTATATCTTACTTTTATTAATAATAAAAATCTACTCCCTACAGAATATACCGAAGTTACTATTGGTCGAAGATTTTACCGTTCTGGCGATGGTGAATATTCATTAAATGGCGTTCCATGTAGGCTTAAAGATATCCATGGCTTGTTTATGGATACTGGTATTGGTTCTGATAGTTATGCTATTATTGAATTAAAGATGATTGATGAGATTTTGAATGATACTCAAAATGCTCGAAGAACACTTTTTGAAGAAGCTGCAGGGATTTCAAAATTTAAAAAAAGTAAAAAAGAAACAATGAAAAAGCTCAAGGACACAGATGCTGACCTTGAACGTGTGGATGATTTACTTTTTGAAGTTGAGAAAAATATGCGTTCTCTAGAACGCCAAGCTAAACAAGCACAACGTTATCTAAAATTAAAAGAAACGTATAGAGGTTCTAGTATTGCTTTAGCACAGAAAAAAGTGGCAAGCCAGGCTACGGAACTTCATGAACTAGCAGACACAATGACTAGTAAAAATGAAGAACGTAATACCACATTAAAATTAATTGATGAATTAGAAGCTTCTATTTCTAAAGAGAAAAAAGAAGCAATAGATAAAGAAGCATTATTCGCATCTCGTCAAAAAACACTGAATGAGCATATTTTAAAAATGCGTCAGACAGAAAGTGAGAAGCGAATTAAAGGAGAAAGACGTCGTTTTCTAGAAGAAAAGAAAATGACACTAGAAAATCAATCATCTATAGATAGAGAAGCAGTAGCTCTTGCTCAACAAGGTATTGAGGGGTTGCAAATTCAGTTACAATCAATAGATAGAATGGTTGGAGAGGTTGAAACAGAATTATTTGCAACGCAACAAGAAAAGGATGCTCAATCAAATAAAACTAATGAATTAGAAGCTACAACCTCTGAGTATGAACAACAAGTAAAAAATAAACAAGCTATTATCTTTCAACTTAAACAAAAGGTTGAAATTAATGAAGTTCAACTTTCTGCTTTAAAACAAGAACTTGAAAGAGCTCACATAGAATCTTCTGATAAATCATCGAGTTTAGAAGAGTTTGATACACAATATGCATCCTTAGAAGGAGAACGATTAAGTGCCACTGTTCAGCTAGATGAAATTAAAGAAGTACACCAAAAACACCAAGAACAATTAAAAAAGTGTAGGGAAGACCTGGAAAATATAAAAGATCGTTCCTCTGAAATTTTTAGAGTTCTTGATGCTAAGAAAAATGAGAAAGCCTTAACAAAATCTTTAGTAGATAATTTAGAAGGTTACCCTGAAGCCATAAAGTATTTAAAACAAAATACAGATTGGGCTAAAGAAGCTCCAATGCTTTCTGATACTTTACATTGTGAAGAGGAATATAGAGTTGCAATTGAAGGTTATCTTTCACCTTATCTGAATTACTTTGTATTAGAAAATGAAGACGAGGCTTGGAGAGCTGTAAACCTTTTAGATGAAATGAAAAAGGGAAAAGCTAATTTCCTTTTATTAGATAAATTTGAAGGGTATAATGCTTCTCCTAGAAAAGCTATTGAAGATGCCATCCCTGCAATTGATGTTGTAGACTTTGACGACAAATATAGCTCGTTAATAATGTATTTGTTAGATGGTGTATATATAGTTCAAAGAAATCAGAATAATTTAGCAAAGAATGACAGTGTTATTCTTGTTACCAAAAATGGTAAAGCCATTCGTAGAAAATCTGCCATTTCTGGCGGTTCGATAGGATCCTTTGAAGGTAAATCACTAGGTAGAATTAGACACTTAGAAAACCTTACCGAAGAGATTGAAAACCTAGAAACAGAAGCAGAGAATATACATATTCAAAAGGTTGAAAAGCAAGCAGAGCATAAAGAGTTACTACAAGTTAATCACCAACATGATTTAGAAAGTGCTCAACACAATGTTCAAATAGTAACTCAAGAACTTATAAAAATAAAAACTCAGAAAGAAGAGTTTGCTAAATTCTTAGAAGCTAGTTCAAATAAAAAAGAAGAAATACTTGAACGAATTGGAGATGCCGAGGTTGCTATATCAGAAGGTAGACCTCAGCTAGATGAAGATTCATACACACTCGAATTTATGGTTGAACAACTTGAAGAAATGCAAGAGAACTTAACCATTGAAAAAGAAAAGCGAGTTGAACTAACAACAAAATACAATCAACTTCATATTAATTTTCTTCAACATGAAAATCAATATAATGGTTTAAAAAAAGAAATTGATTTCAAGGAAGAAGAACTTTTTAAAGCTCAAAATCGAATTGACCAGAATATCGATGAAATAGAGAAAGTAAATACCGATTTACAAAAATCTGACTCAACTGATGAAGAAGGTAATCAAGAACTTGAAAGAATGGAAGCTGAGAAAGTTTCTATTGAGCAAGGTGTACTAGAAGCAGAACGCAATTATAAAGAGGCAAGAGAATTAATTGAAGATACTGAAATTGAGATCAAACTTAAACAAAGTAGTAAAGAAGAAATTGATCAGCAATTACTTAATTTTAACGAGAAAATAAATGCTTTACGTTTATCTCTTACGTCAGTAAAAGAAAAAGTGGCTGTAGAATTTGAAATCGATCTTGAGCAACTTTTATTACATAAACCTACTCAAGAAGAAGAGGAAGAAAACCCATATAAAGATGCATCATTACAAGAATTAGAGCATTTAAGTGAAGATTCTAAAAGAAAATTAAATTCATTAGGTGCTATTAACCATACTGCCATTGATGCATTTAATGAAATAAAAGAACGTAATTCTTTCATCTTAGAGCAAAGAGAAGATTTAAACAAAGCAAAAGAACAACTTTTAGCTACTATTGAAGAAATAGATGGTATTGCTCAAGAAAAGTTCATGACTGCATTTACACAAATCAGGGATAACTTTATGGAGGTGTTTAGGTCTCTATTTACTGACGAAGATAACTGTGATTTAAGGCTTGCTGATGAAACCGACCCTCTAAATTCTAAAATAGAAATTCTCGCACAACCAAAAGGAAAGCGACCACTTACAATCAATCAATTATCAGGTGGAGAGAAAACTTTAACTGCAACAGCACTACTATTTGCAATTTATCTAATAAAACCTGCTCCTTTCTGTATTTTTGATGAAGTAGATGCTCCTTTAGATGATGCAAATGTGGACAAGTTCAATAAGATCATTAATAAATTCTCTCATAACTCACAGTTCATAATTGTAACTCATAACAAGAGAACAATGTCTAGTACTGATGTAATTTATGGTGTTACAATGATTGAACAAGGTGTTACAACCGTAGTTCCTGTTGATATTAGAGATACCCCAACTTTAGATGCTTTTACTTCTAAATAA
- a CDS encoding M42 family metallopeptidase produces the protein MDTQSKDFLYKYLNNASPTGHEAEGQRIWLDYVKPYVDTTFVDNYGTAVGVINPEAPFKVVIEAHADEIGWYVNYITAEGYIYVIRNGGSDHQIAPSKRVLLHGENGVVEGIFGWPAIHTRKPGKEATPSLDNIFIDVGAASKEEVEEMGIFVGTVITYEDELRELNKGRFFSGRALDNRIGGFMIAEVARRLKEDGHEVPFGLYVVNAVQEEVGLRGAEMITQTIKPNVAIVTDVCHDSSAPMYNKQLEGDTKGGNGPVLTFAPAVQNNLLKMLIDTAKTKEIPFQRAASSRVTGTDTDAFAYSNGGVPSALISLPLKYMHTTVETAHSDDIENTIKLMYEFIKQLPNEHDFRYIK, from the coding sequence ATGGATACTCAAAGCAAAGATTTTTTATACAAATATTTAAATAATGCTTCACCTACTGGTCATGAAGCTGAAGGGCAACGTATTTGGTTAGATTATGTAAAACCTTATGTTGACACTACTTTTGTTGATAATTACGGAACAGCTGTAGGGGTAATTAACCCTGAAGCTCCTTTTAAAGTTGTTATTGAGGCACACGCCGACGAAATTGGATGGTATGTAAATTATATCACAGCAGAAGGATACATTTATGTAATTAGAAATGGTGGTTCAGATCACCAAATTGCACCCTCTAAACGAGTTTTACTTCATGGTGAAAACGGAGTAGTAGAAGGTATTTTTGGTTGGCCTGCAATTCATACTAGAAAACCAGGTAAAGAAGCAACTCCTTCTTTAGATAATATCTTTATTGATGTTGGAGCAGCATCAAAAGAAGAGGTCGAGGAAATGGGAATTTTTGTAGGTACTGTTATTACTTATGAAGATGAACTAAGGGAATTAAATAAAGGAAGATTCTTTTCTGGTAGAGCTCTAGACAATAGAATTGGAGGTTTTATGATTGCTGAAGTTGCTAGAAGACTAAAAGAAGATGGTCATGAAGTTCCGTTTGGCCTTTATGTAGTAAATGCCGTTCAAGAAGAAGTTGGTTTAAGAGGTGCCGAAATGATTACGCAGACTATAAAACCAAATGTAGCTATTGTGACAGATGTTTGTCATGATTCTTCTGCTCCAATGTATAACAAACAACTTGAGGGTGACACTAAGGGTGGAAATGGACCTGTTCTTACTTTTGCTCCTGCAGTTCAGAACAATTTATTAAAAATGTTAATCGACACTGCTAAAACAAAAGAAATTCCTTTCCAGCGTGCAGCTTCATCTAGAGTTACGGGAACAGATACTGATGCTTTTGCTTATTCTAATGGCGGAGTACCATCAGCATTAATATCATTACCTTTAAAATACATGCATACAACAGTAGAAACAGCACATTCTGATGATATTGAAAATACAATAAAATTGATGTATGAGTTTATTAAGCAACTGCCTAATGAACATGATTTTAGATACATTAAGTAA
- a CDS encoding electron transfer flavoprotein subunit beta/FixA family protein — protein sequence MKILVCISHVPDTTTKIKFVDNKLDTNGVQFIIGPYDDFALARAVELKEASGGTVTVLNVGTVDTEPSIRKALAIGADNAVRVDAEPTDSLFVAKQIVAHAASENYDMILMGRESSDFNSGLVHGLVGELLGWPSIAPAMKLDVDGSTAKLSREIEGGHEDVEVQLPFVAGCQEPIAEWKIPNMRGIMMARKKPLEVVEAVAVEGVTAYQSFELPEEKGECKMVDADQMDELVGLLKNEARVL from the coding sequence ATGAAAATTCTAGTTTGCATTAGCCACGTTCCTGATACAACAACGAAAATCAAGTTTGTAGACAACAAACTTGACACAAACGGGGTACAATTTATTATCGGACCTTATGATGATTTTGCACTTGCAAGAGCTGTAGAATTAAAAGAGGCTTCTGGTGGAACAGTTACAGTACTTAATGTTGGTACTGTTGATACTGAACCTTCTATTAGAAAGGCATTAGCAATTGGAGCTGATAATGCAGTAAGAGTAGATGCTGAGCCAACAGACTCACTATTTGTAGCAAAACAAATAGTTGCACATGCAGCATCAGAAAATTATGATATGATCTTAATGGGACGTGAATCTTCAGATTTTAATTCTGGCTTGGTTCATGGTCTTGTAGGTGAACTTCTTGGATGGCCATCAATTGCACCAGCAATGAAACTTGATGTTGATGGATCTACTGCCAAACTAAGCAGAGAAATTGAAGGGGGACACGAAGATGTTGAAGTTCAGTTACCTTTTGTAGCAGGTTGTCAAGAACCTATCGCTGAGTGGAAAATTCCTAACATGCGTGGTATTATGATGGCAAGAAAGAAACCTCTAGAAGTAGTAGAGGCAGTGGCTGTAGAAGGCGTAACTGCATACCAATCATTTGAATTACCTGAAGAAAAAGGCGAATGTAAAATGGTAGATGCGGATCAGATGGATGAATTAGTGGGCTTATTAAAAAATGAAGCTCGCGTACTTTAA
- the pncA gene encoding bifunctional nicotinamidase/pyrazinamidase, whose amino-acid sequence MRALLIIDVQNDFIPGGALQVPEGDHIIPIINNISSKFDVVVATKDWHPIEHKSFAKNHKKKEIGEIVELNGLPQILWPEHCVENTDGAEFVSSLNTEHIDAVFKKGTDPEVDSYSGFFDNDKRNDTGLNKFLTLKGVTEIYVAGLATEYCVKFTALDAKGCGYKTFLIEDATRGVNIKPTDVQNAVIDLKVSGIKIVNSKEII is encoded by the coding sequence ATGCGCGCATTATTAATTATAGATGTACAAAATGATTTTATACCTGGTGGAGCTTTACAAGTGCCTGAGGGAGATCATATCATTCCCATTATTAATAATATATCTTCTAAGTTTGATGTAGTAGTAGCCACTAAAGACTGGCACCCTATTGAGCATAAGAGTTTTGCTAAGAATCATAAGAAAAAAGAAATTGGTGAAATTGTAGAGCTAAATGGCCTTCCTCAAATTCTTTGGCCAGAGCATTGTGTTGAAAATACTGATGGAGCTGAGTTTGTATCATCATTAAACACAGAACATATTGATGCTGTTTTTAAAAAAGGAACAGATCCTGAAGTTGATAGTTATAGTGGTTTTTTTGATAATGATAAAAGAAATGATACTGGCTTAAATAAATTCCTTACTTTAAAAGGTGTTACAGAAATTTACGTTGCAGGGTTAGCTACAGAATATTGTGTAAAATTTACTGCATTAGATGCTAAGGGATGTGGATATAAGACATTTTTAATTGAAGATGCAACAAGAGGGGTAAATATAAAACCTACAGATGTACAAAATGCTGTAATCGATTTAAAAGTCTCAGGTATTAAAATAGTGAATAGTAAAGAGATTATTTAG
- a CDS encoding tetratricopeptide repeat protein, producing the protein MINYYSILLLFLISITNLAFSQNKDAEDYYVKGEVYAELGQFKEAIMAYEVAIAKDNTNPKYKYRLGNVILKSGNRNEAIQMFNKTLETDSNYIDAHLKLAILYKEKKNYDKAIVHLDAAFNISTNNDRKIAYKTRIINLLDKIGEFDKAGVHIADAKALDPRNNYVLYMDAKYNNYITKNYELAKSSMQLAISQMEEDKGKAHEHYYYELGFAHHSLEEYQNANIAFKEVRNDKLRSKVSSMTPEYFYQVASAYYKTYYLAEAKELLQAVIKMDDKFEPAYDLLIELEENQLNRSDIVKLLEHKVSIQEDNTQKVRILADLIDLELKYNDLETCFTHIKEFDNCGIPLPNVMFMEAKANALRKEYPRSEDILKQIIENYKDSNIRFKCLFLLGMIYEEQGKINEAKLIYANNFPGDFNVAVREQLKHINTNKKETLVKKN; encoded by the coding sequence ATGATTAATTACTACTCTATTCTACTCCTATTTCTCATTTCTATTACTAACCTTGCCTTTTCTCAAAATAAAGACGCTGAAGACTACTATGTCAAAGGTGAAGTATATGCTGAATTAGGACAATTCAAAGAAGCAATTATGGCTTATGAAGTTGCTATTGCCAAAGATAACACCAACCCTAAATACAAATATAGGCTTGGTAATGTTATCCTAAAATCTGGTAATAGAAATGAAGCTATTCAAATGTTTAACAAAACACTTGAAACAGATTCTAACTACATAGATGCTCATTTAAAATTAGCTATTTTATATAAAGAGAAAAAAAATTATGATAAAGCAATAGTCCATTTAGATGCTGCTTTTAATATTTCTACTAATAATGACAGAAAAATAGCCTACAAAACAAGAATAATAAATTTGCTTGATAAAATTGGTGAATTTGATAAGGCTGGAGTACATATTGCTGATGCAAAAGCTCTTGACCCCAGAAACAATTATGTTCTATATATGGATGCTAAATACAATAATTATATCACTAAAAATTATGAATTGGCTAAATCAAGTATGCAACTTGCTATTTCTCAAATGGAAGAAGATAAAGGCAAAGCACATGAACATTATTATTATGAATTAGGCTTTGCTCATCATTCTTTAGAAGAATACCAAAATGCAAATATTGCTTTTAAAGAAGTGAGAAATGACAAACTTAGAAGTAAGGTGAGTTCTATGACTCCAGAGTATTTTTATCAAGTTGCTTCTGCATATTACAAAACATATTATTTAGCTGAAGCCAAAGAACTCCTTCAGGCTGTAATAAAAATGGATGATAAGTTTGAACCAGCCTACGATTTACTAATTGAATTGGAAGAGAACCAATTAAATAGATCTGATATTGTAAAGCTTTTAGAACACAAAGTAAGTATACAAGAAGACAACACTCAGAAAGTCAGAATTTTAGCAGACCTTATTGATCTAGAGTTAAAGTACAATGATTTAGAAACTTGTTTTACACACATTAAAGAGTTTGACAATTGTGGAATTCCGCTACCAAACGTTATGTTTATGGAAGCCAAAGCAAATGCACTCAGAAAAGAATATCCAAGATCGGAAGATATTTTAAAACAAATTATTGAAAATTATAAAGATTCTAATATCCGATTTAAATGTTTATTTCTTCTAGGAATGATTTATGAAGAACAAGGAAAAATAAACGAAGCCAAGCTTATTTATGCCAATAATTTTCCTGGAGACTTTAATGTTGCCGTTCGTGAACAGCTTAAACATATCAACACAAATAAAAAAGAAACTCTTGTGAAAAAGAATTAA
- a CDS encoding electron transfer flavoprotein subunit alpha/FixB family protein — MSVLVFIEADNGVVKKSSLEAVAYGSKVGAVTVVAMGSIEASELAKVGNYGAEKVLHCSDDRLNDGVISATAKLIAEAVGQSGAETVVMSRSSLVDAVAARVAIKIGASVVTNVQDLPDTSNGFVVKRGVFTGKAFAFVSVPDGKKVITVTKNVVQLEPTSSEAAIEEISVAFDDADFGVKRIGVHKQEGDILLPEADLVVSAGRGMKGPENWQMIEDLATTLGAATACSKPVSDMDWRPHHEHVGQTGIKVAPQLYIAVGISGAIQHLAGVNSSKVIVAINKDPEAPFFKAADYGVVGDAFEVVPKLIEAIKK; from the coding sequence ATGTCAGTATTAGTATTTATAGAAGCAGATAATGGAGTTGTAAAAAAATCTTCATTAGAAGCTGTAGCTTATGGATCAAAAGTAGGAGCTGTAACAGTTGTTGCTATGGGAAGTATTGAAGCTTCTGAGTTAGCAAAAGTAGGAAATTATGGAGCAGAGAAAGTATTACATTGTTCTGATGATCGTTTAAATGACGGTGTAATTTCTGCAACTGCAAAATTAATAGCAGAGGCTGTAGGCCAATCTGGAGCAGAAACTGTTGTAATGTCACGTTCTTCTTTAGTTGATGCTGTAGCTGCAAGAGTAGCCATAAAAATTGGTGCTAGCGTAGTTACTAACGTTCAAGATTTGCCAGATACATCAAATGGTTTTGTCGTTAAAAGGGGAGTGTTTACAGGAAAAGCATTCGCTTTTGTATCTGTTCCTGATGGTAAAAAAGTAATTACAGTTACTAAAAATGTTGTTCAATTAGAACCTACTTCTTCAGAAGCAGCTATAGAAGAAATTTCTGTTGCTTTTGATGATGCAGATTTTGGAGTAAAACGAATTGGAGTTCATAAACAAGAAGGTGATATTTTATTGCCAGAGGCAGATTTAGTCGTTTCTGCAGGTAGAGGAATGAAAGGACCTGAGAATTGGCAAATGATTGAAGATCTTGCAACTACTTTAGGTGCAGCAACTGCTTGTTCTAAACCTGTATCTGATATGGATTGGAGACCTCACCATGAGCATGTTGGACAGACAGGAATTAAAGTAGCTCCGCAATTATATATTGCAGTTGGTATTTCAGGTGCAATACAACATTTGGCAGGAGTAAATTCTTCAAAAGTTATAGTTGCTATTAATAAAGATCCAGAAGCACCTTTCTTTAAAGCTGCAGATTATGGTGTAGTTGGAGATGCTTTTGAAGTAGTTCCAAAGCTTATTGAAGCAATAAAAAAGTAA
- a CDS encoding ferritin has translation MGIAKKRLQSSLNSEVEKMLNEQVQLEDQSSQFYLSFASWCETEGYVKSAEFLYDHAEEERTHMLKFFKYINAVGGHALAAEITAVPHEFKSLRQVFEQVLEHEIKVTKAINEIVDCCFQQKDFSTFQFLQWFVAEQREEEETARTILDAFDLIGEESPQGLWLIDQEIGRIGTEGVDSDPSATA, from the coding sequence ATGGGAATTGCAAAAAAACGTTTACAATCTTCTTTGAACAGTGAAGTAGAAAAAATGCTAAACGAGCAAGTTCAATTAGAAGATCAATCATCTCAATTTTATTTATCTTTTGCATCTTGGTGTGAAACTGAGGGATATGTAAAATCTGCAGAGTTTTTATATGATCATGCAGAAGAAGAGAGAACTCATATGTTGAAGTTCTTTAAATACATTAATGCTGTAGGTGGCCATGCATTAGCTGCTGAAATTACAGCTGTTCCTCATGAATTTAAATCTTTAAGACAAGTTTTTGAACAAGTATTAGAGCACGAAATTAAAGTAACTAAAGCTATTAATGAGATTGTCGATTGCTGTTTTCAACAAAAAGATTTCAGCACATTTCAATTTTTACAATGGTTTGTTGCTGAACAAAGAGAAGAAGAAGAAACTGCTCGTACAATTTTAGATGCTTTTGATTTAATTGGAGAAGAAAGTCCTCAAGGATTATGGCTAATTGACCAAGAGATTGGAAGAATTGGCACAGAGGGTGTTGATTCTGATCCTTCTGCAACTGCATAA